In Paramisgurnus dabryanus chromosome 14, PD_genome_1.1, whole genome shotgun sequence, one genomic interval encodes:
- the chrna4b gene encoding neuronal acetylcholine receptor subunit alpha-4b, giving the protein MKAIWSLFFLPTVCLQMSQVSSSSRPAHAHAEERLLQILFSNYNKLSRPVANISDVVLVHFGLSIAQLIDVDEKNQMMTTNVWVKQEWNDYKLRWNPEDYENVTSIRIPSEIIWRPDIVLYNNADGDFAVTHLTKAQVFYNGRIKWKPPAIYKSSCSIDVTFFPFDQQNCKMKFGSWTYDRAKIDLVSMASDVDQMDYWESGEWVIINAVGKYNIKKYECCTEIYPDITYYFIIRRLPLFYTINLIIPCLLISCLTVLVFYLPSECAEKITLCISVLLSLTVFLLLITEIIPSTSLVIPLIGEYLLFTMIFVTLSIIITVFVLNVHHRSPRTHRMPYWVRQLFLHLVPRYLFMKRPPASGKRNCGKLIEMMHNPMQPQSTFLRTTPLDTPSQSPLPQVGMASQRDSSSKAMFTGSSPSSQYSILQEETKQTSLTAVPGYTCTYTNSLFASSTSSFQETALGTLLQTIPQDGVEHTDCDIQGHSTESVFMDAKESFMGAGSCQHHLASEIMSMKVDQDDTAVCTRYNFTNNSDEAKAHNPIKLVNNLSDSLMKALEGVQYIADHLRAEDADFSVKEDWKYVAMVIDRIFLWMFVLVCILGTVGLFLPPWMAGMI; this is encoded by the exons ATGAAAGCTATCTGGAGTCTCTTCTTTCTTCCTACTGTCTGTCTGCAGATGTCCCAAG TGTCTTCCAGCAGCCGGCCAGCCCATGCACATGCCGAAGAAAGACTCCTCCAGATTTTATTTAGTAACTACAATAAGCTCTCTCGTCCTGTAGCAAACATCTCAGATGTGGTACTGGTCCACTTTGGCCTGTCCATTGCTCAGCTCATCGATGTG GATGAGAAGAATCAGATGATGACCACAAACGTCTGGGTGAAACAG GAGTGGAACGATTACAAGCTGCGCTGGAACCCGGAGGACTATGAGAATGTCACCTCCATCAGGATTCCCTCGGAGATCATCTGGAGGCCGGATATTGTACTCTATAACAA TGCGGATGGAGACTTCGCCGTGACTCACTTGACTAAAGCCCAGGTGTTTTACAATGGCAGGATCAAATGGAAGCCGCCTGCCATTTACAAGAGCTCCTGCAGCATTGATGTCACCTTTTTTCCCTTTGACCAGCAGAACTGCAAGATGAAATTTGGCTCTTGGACGTACGACCGGGCCAAGATCGATCTGGTGAGCATGGCCAGTGACGTGGATCAGATGGACTACTGGGAGAGCGGAGAGTGGGTCATCATAAATGCTGTGGGCAAATACAACATTAAGAAGTACGAATGCTGTACAGAAATCTATCCAGATATCACCTACTACTTCATCATTAGACGTCTTCCTCTATTCTACACCATCAATTTGATCATTCCCTGCTTGCTGATCTCCTGCCTGACAGTGCTGGTCTTCTACCTACCGTCCGAGTGTGCGGAAAAGATCACGCTGTGCATCTCCGTCCTCCTCTCTCTTACCGTTTTCCTCCTGCTTATCACCGAAATCATACCATCAACCTCCCTGGTCATACCGCTCATTGGCGAGTACCTCCTCTTTACCATGATCTTCGTCACTCTTTCCATCATCATCACTGTGTTCGTACTCAACGTTCATCATCGTTCCCCTCGGACGCATAGAATGCCATACTGGGTCCGCCAGCTTTTCCTTCACCTGGTTCCACGTTACCTCTTCATGAAACGTCCACCTGCATCGGGTAAGAGAAATTGCGGGAAACTGATCGAGATGATGCACAACCCAATGCAGCCACAGTCTACGTTTCTACGGACCACACCACTGGACACACCATCGCAAAGTCCTCTCCCTCAAGTAGGAATGGCCTCCCAAAGGGACTCCTCTTCCAAAGCCATGTTTACAGGCAGTTCTCCCAGCAGTCAGTATTCCATCCTACAAGAAGAAACCAAACAAACATCTCTGACGGCTGTTCCCGGTTACACatgtacatacacaaacagcTTGTTTGCCTCTAGCACGTCTTCATTTCAAGAAACTGCACTTGGTACTCTGCTACAAACCATCCCACAGGATGGAGTTGAGCATACAGACTGTGATATCCAAGGTCACAGCACTGAGAGCGTCTTCATGGACGCCAAAGAGAGTTTTATGGGGGCGGGAAGTTGTCAACACCATCTTGCATCCGAAATAATGAGTATGAAAGTTGATCAGGATGACACAGCGGTGTGTACCAGATATAACTTCACCAACAACAGTGATGAGGCTAAAGCTCATAATCCAATTAAACTAGTAAATAATCTGTCAGATTCGCTGATGAAAGCCCTGGAAGGAGTTCAATACATTGCTGACCATCTCAGAGCAGAAGA